In Terriglobus sp. TAA 43, a single window of DNA contains:
- a CDS encoding amidohydrolase has translation MTETAYSQRIDSHHHLWHYTPEEYGWIGDDMSSLRRDFLLEDLRRELADAGVDGTVAVQARQTLEETEWLLGIAEKDDSPVRGVVGWLPIASTRFSAVLETVRDSNRLCGLRHIVQGEQPGFLDGDAFNQGIAQLRDTGLVYDILIYARQLEEAIRFVDRHPAQSFVLDHIAKPDIRNHGFTAWAEGFRELARRDNVTCKLSGMVTETDWNRWSSVELHPYFETALKAFSPNRLMTGTDWPVLTVGCTYSNWWKTVEDWTAPLSQQERDMILGGTAMRVYNLRS, from the coding sequence ATGACGGAAACCGCCTACTCGCAGCGAATTGATAGTCACCACCACCTTTGGCACTACACGCCAGAGGAATACGGTTGGATTGGCGATGACATGTCTTCGCTGCGCCGCGATTTTCTGCTGGAGGATCTGCGGCGAGAACTCGCCGATGCGGGTGTGGATGGCACCGTGGCCGTGCAGGCTCGGCAGACTTTGGAAGAGACAGAATGGCTGCTGGGAATTGCAGAGAAGGATGATTCGCCAGTTCGTGGCGTTGTAGGATGGCTTCCGATTGCGAGTACACGCTTCTCTGCTGTTTTGGAGACCGTTCGGGACTCCAACCGTCTGTGCGGTCTGCGACACATTGTGCAGGGGGAACAGCCTGGTTTTCTGGATGGGGACGCGTTCAACCAGGGTATAGCGCAGTTGCGGGACACGGGGCTGGTGTACGACATCCTCATCTATGCGCGCCAACTGGAAGAAGCCATCCGCTTTGTCGATCGCCATCCCGCGCAGTCGTTTGTGCTGGATCACATTGCCAAACCCGATATCCGCAATCATGGTTTCACCGCGTGGGCAGAGGGTTTTCGCGAACTTGCGCGACGCGATAACGTTACGTGCAAGCTCTCAGGCATGGTCACGGAAACGGACTGGAATCGCTGGTCGTCCGTCGAACTGCATCCCTATTTTGAAACTGCGCTGAAAGCATTCAGCCCGAACCGGCTGATGACCGGCACAGACTGGCCTGTGCTTACCGTTGGCTGCACCTATTCCAATTGGTGGAAGACCGTAGAAGATTGGACTGCGCCCTTGAGCCAGCAGGAACGCGACATGATCCTGGGCGGAACCGCTATGCGCGTTTACAACTTACGGTCTTGA
- the fucP gene encoding L-fucose:H+ symporter permease has protein sequence MAFATQLPESRQDDPSGAPLLPAGVFRTFLLVAFVFLLWGIPNNLNDVLIRQFMKSFELNRFQAGLVQFAFYLGYFLLALPAGILMRRKGYKAGFLTGLCLFAAGCLSFPFAANSGQYSYFLAALFVIAMGLSFLETAANPFMVQLGPTVTSERRLNIAQTCNSLGSILGVVAGNLFIFSGVELTPQQRAAMQAAGTYAEYLHKETLRIAAPYVVLGILALVWAGLIAVTKFPAFITQREHTAEVAGKPSELLREKHFLFSLLAQFMYVGAQVGSWSYVIQYAHDYVHAAERTAGWMLTGTLIAFALGRVLSSYLMRSILPSRLMAIYAGCNIALLITAIFVPGWAGLSAVLATSFFMSLMFPTIFSLGLKDLGPNTNVAASLLVMMIVGGAVMPPIMGLIAEHLHSTALSYLVPLVGYIVTLGFALFMTRYHRQREALSTFEV, from the coding sequence ATGGCGTTTGCAACTCAGCTTCCCGAATCACGACAGGACGACCCCAGCGGCGCACCGCTTCTGCCCGCAGGCGTATTCCGTACGTTTCTGCTGGTCGCGTTTGTCTTTTTGCTATGGGGCATTCCCAACAACCTGAACGATGTACTGATCCGCCAGTTCATGAAGAGCTTTGAACTGAACCGGTTTCAGGCGGGTCTGGTGCAGTTTGCGTTCTATCTGGGTTACTTCCTGCTTGCGCTGCCCGCTGGCATCCTTATGCGCCGCAAGGGTTACAAGGCTGGCTTTCTGACAGGCCTTTGCCTGTTTGCTGCTGGCTGCTTGAGCTTTCCTTTCGCTGCAAATTCCGGGCAATACAGCTACTTCCTTGCTGCGTTGTTTGTGATTGCCATGGGGCTTTCGTTTCTTGAAACCGCGGCCAATCCATTCATGGTGCAGTTGGGACCGACAGTAACATCAGAGCGCCGTTTGAACATTGCGCAGACGTGCAATTCACTTGGCTCCATCCTTGGCGTGGTCGCAGGCAATCTGTTCATCTTCTCCGGTGTAGAACTCACACCGCAGCAACGCGCCGCTATGCAGGCTGCGGGGACTTACGCGGAGTATCTACACAAAGAAACGCTGCGCATTGCCGCGCCTTATGTGGTGCTCGGCATACTTGCGCTTGTGTGGGCAGGGTTGATCGCTGTTACAAAATTTCCTGCGTTCATTACTCAGCGAGAACACACCGCAGAAGTAGCTGGGAAACCTTCTGAACTGCTGCGCGAGAAACACTTCCTCTTCTCGCTGCTGGCACAGTTCATGTATGTGGGTGCGCAGGTTGGATCGTGGAGCTACGTCATCCAATACGCGCATGACTATGTTCATGCTGCCGAACGCACTGCGGGATGGATGTTGACAGGAACTTTGATCGCCTTCGCTTTAGGACGCGTTCTGTCGTCGTACCTGATGCGCAGCATTCTCCCAAGCCGATTAATGGCAATCTATGCAGGATGCAACATCGCACTTCTGATTACGGCAATTTTCGTTCCGGGTTGGGCAGGGTTGTCTGCCGTGCTGGCTACCAGCTTCTTCATGTCGTTGATGTTCCCTACTATCTTCAGCCTTGGGTTGAAAGACCTTGGCCCCAATACGAATGTTGCTGCGTCACTACTGGTGATGATGATTGTTGGCGGCGCCGTGATGCCGCCCATCATGGGACTGATCGCGGAACATCTGCATTCCACCGCGCTTAGCTACCTCGTACCGCTTGTGGGCTACATCGTGACACTGGGCTTCGCACTCTTTATGACTCGTTACCATCGCCAACGCGAGGCGCTCTCCACCTTCGAGGTGTAA
- a CDS encoding SDR family NAD(P)-dependent oxidoreductase: MTLQGKRALVTGAASGIGRAIAEAFASAGAEVILLDLNQGVVAATSDSIAKETNATCHAIACDVSDDASVTAAFAQAGALDIVVNSAGIAHIGTVVDTSSDDFDRLFRVNVRGTYLCMQAAVRNMEPRHAGVILNMASIAATAGIKDRFAYSMTKGAVLSMTLSAAKDCLSLGLRINCISPARVHTPFVDGFLAKNYPGREEEMMKTLSAAQPIGRMGTPAEIAQLALFLCSDSSSFITGTDVLIDGGFTNLR, from the coding sequence ATGACATTGCAGGGAAAGCGCGCGCTGGTTACGGGTGCAGCAAGCGGCATCGGCAGGGCGATTGCAGAAGCATTTGCATCGGCTGGTGCGGAAGTGATTCTGCTGGACCTGAATCAGGGTGTAGTCGCAGCGACTTCAGACAGCATTGCGAAAGAGACAAATGCAACCTGCCATGCGATTGCATGCGATGTTTCTGATGACGCGAGCGTCACTGCCGCCTTTGCGCAGGCGGGTGCGTTGGACATCGTGGTGAACAGTGCTGGCATTGCGCACATCGGCACAGTTGTCGATACATCGTCCGATGACTTTGATCGTTTATTCCGCGTGAATGTGCGTGGGACCTATCTGTGCATGCAGGCTGCTGTCCGCAATATGGAGCCGCGGCACGCCGGCGTCATTCTGAACATGGCATCCATCGCCGCAACAGCGGGCATCAAGGACCGCTTTGCGTATTCCATGACGAAGGGCGCCGTTCTTTCCATGACTCTGTCTGCGGCGAAAGACTGCCTGTCGTTAGGTTTGCGTATTAACTGCATTTCGCCCGCGCGGGTTCACACGCCGTTTGTCGATGGCTTCCTGGCAAAGAACTATCCCGGCCGTGAAGAGGAAATGATGAAGACACTCTCTGCTGCACAACCCATCGGACGCATGGGAACGCCAGCAGAGATCGCACAACTCGCACTCTTTCTCTGCTCCGACTCGTCCAGCTTCATCACGGGCACCGATGTTCTGATTGACGGTGGCTTCACCAACCTGCGATAG
- the katG gene encoding catalase/peroxidase HPI yields the protein MSSESKCPFHQPGAGAPSHHAAGEGTSNQNWWPNALKLGILHQHSELSNPMGKDFNYKDAFNSLDLEAVKKDLHAVMTTSQDWWPADFGHYGPLFIRMAWHSAGTYRMGDGRGGAGQGLQRFAPLNSWPDNVSLDKARRLLWPVKQKYGNKLSWADLLILTGNVALESMGFKTFGFAGGREDVWEPAQDVYWGTETTWLGGDHRYAKGGTATLPADAPIHETETDRTAEGTNQRLLENPLAAVQMGLIYVNPEGPDGNPDPIASAHDIRETFGRMHMNDEETVALIAGGHTFGKTHGAGPADNVGPEPEGAPLEMQGLGWHNKFGSGKGADAITSGLEVTWTTKPTQWSNDFFTHLFEYEWELTKSPAGAHQWKPKNNGGAGTVPHAFDASKKIEPRMLTSDLALRFDPIYEKISRDYYANPDKLADAFARAWFKLTHRDMGPKSRYLGSEVPAEELLWQDPIPALDHKVVDENDIAEIKKAIVASGLTIPELVYTAWSSASSFRGSDKRGGANGARIALEPQKNWEVNQPAQLAKVLGVLEGIQKDFNGKLTGGKKISLADLIVLAGGVGVEKGAKNAGINITVPFTPGRMDTTQEKTDVESFRVLEPVADGFRNYVKEKYGIPSEALFLDKTQLLTLTAPEMTVLVGGMRALNANYGGTKHGVFTSRNESLTNDFFVNLLDMNNEWKSTSNDGESFEIRDRKTGTPKWTATRADLIFGSNSQLRALAELYGSSDTQEKFVNDFVAAWTKVMNLDRFDLA from the coding sequence ATGTCCAGCGAATCAAAGTGCCCATTTCATCAGCCCGGCGCAGGCGCCCCGAGTCACCATGCGGCAGGCGAAGGTACATCAAATCAGAACTGGTGGCCCAACGCACTGAAGCTTGGCATCCTCCATCAGCATTCCGAACTGTCCAACCCCATGGGCAAGGATTTCAATTACAAGGACGCTTTCAATAGCCTCGACCTGGAAGCCGTGAAAAAAGACCTGCACGCTGTTATGACCACATCGCAGGACTGGTGGCCCGCCGATTTCGGACACTACGGCCCATTGTTTATCCGCATGGCCTGGCACAGCGCTGGTACCTATCGCATGGGCGATGGCCGTGGCGGCGCAGGACAAGGCCTGCAGCGTTTTGCTCCGTTGAATAGCTGGCCTGACAACGTCAGCCTGGACAAGGCTCGCCGCCTTCTTTGGCCAGTGAAGCAGAAGTACGGCAATAAGCTCTCATGGGCAGATTTGCTCATCCTTACCGGTAACGTTGCGCTCGAGTCGATGGGCTTCAAGACCTTCGGTTTCGCTGGTGGACGCGAAGATGTGTGGGAGCCTGCACAGGATGTGTATTGGGGTACCGAAACGACATGGCTGGGCGGCGATCATCGCTATGCCAAAGGCGGCACTGCTACGCTGCCTGCGGATGCTCCAATCCATGAAACGGAAACAGATCGCACCGCTGAAGGCACAAACCAACGTCTGCTTGAAAATCCTTTGGCTGCTGTGCAGATGGGCTTAATCTACGTGAATCCTGAAGGCCCGGATGGAAATCCCGATCCGATTGCCTCCGCGCATGACATCCGCGAAACCTTTGGCCGTATGCACATGAATGATGAGGAAACCGTTGCGCTGATCGCTGGTGGTCACACCTTCGGCAAAACGCATGGTGCAGGGCCAGCAGACAACGTTGGACCAGAGCCTGAGGGTGCTCCGCTGGAAATGCAAGGCCTTGGCTGGCACAACAAGTTCGGCTCTGGCAAGGGTGCGGACGCCATCACCAGCGGATTGGAAGTGACATGGACAACCAAGCCCACGCAATGGAGCAATGATTTCTTCACGCACCTGTTTGAGTATGAGTGGGAACTGACCAAGAGCCCAGCAGGCGCGCACCAGTGGAAGCCCAAGAACAACGGCGGCGCTGGCACCGTACCCCACGCGTTTGATGCATCGAAGAAGATTGAGCCGCGGATGCTGACGTCGGATCTGGCGCTGCGCTTCGATCCGATCTATGAGAAGATTTCGCGCGACTACTATGCAAACCCTGACAAGCTTGCGGATGCGTTCGCTCGGGCATGGTTCAAACTGACGCATCGCGATATGGGTCCCAAGTCGCGTTATCTGGGATCGGAAGTTCCTGCAGAAGAATTGCTCTGGCAAGATCCGATTCCCGCTCTGGATCACAAGGTTGTAGACGAAAACGATATCGCTGAAATCAAGAAAGCGATTGTTGCCTCGGGCCTTACGATTCCAGAACTGGTCTACACCGCATGGTCTTCCGCCTCGTCCTTCCGTGGCTCTGATAAGCGTGGCGGCGCGAACGGCGCACGCATCGCCCTGGAGCCGCAAAAGAACTGGGAGGTGAATCAACCTGCGCAGCTTGCCAAAGTACTCGGGGTGCTGGAGGGCATTCAGAAGGACTTCAATGGCAAACTCACAGGCGGCAAGAAGATTTCGCTTGCCGATCTGATTGTTCTTGCTGGCGGCGTCGGCGTGGAAAAGGGCGCGAAGAACGCAGGGATTAACATCACTGTTCCCTTCACGCCGGGCCGTATGGATACCACGCAGGAAAAGACCGACGTAGAGTCATTCCGTGTTCTGGAGCCTGTTGCTGATGGATTCCGTAACTATGTGAAGGAAAAGTACGGCATTCCTTCCGAGGCCCTGTTTCTGGACAAGACACAATTGCTGACTTTGACTGCGCCGGAGATGACCGTACTTGTTGGTGGCATGCGTGCACTGAATGCAAACTATGGCGGTACAAAGCATGGTGTGTTCACGTCACGGAACGAATCGCTGACAAACGATTTCTTCGTAAACCTGCTGGACATGAATAACGAGTGGAAGTCGACGTCGAACGATGGCGAGTCGTTTGAGATTCGCGATCGCAAGACAGGTACACCGAAGTGGACTGCAACACGCGCAGATCTGATCTTCGGGTCCAACTCGCAGCTTCGCGCGCTGGCGGAACTATACGGTTCCTCCGACACGCAGGAGAAGTTCGTAAACGACTTCGTTGCAGCATGGACCAAGGTGATGAACCTAGACCGCTTTGATCTTGCATAA
- a CDS encoding L-rhamnose mutarotase, whose product MVDIETYKKDEVPMQRFCLTLKMRPDPVLMEEYVQRHAAVWPEILESIRAAGVTGMQIFRDGYRMVMIMETTDDFTMERKAEMDRSSPVVMRWEAEMAKYQQSDPSADASAKWLPMEKIFDLQTS is encoded by the coding sequence ATGGTAGACATTGAGACGTATAAGAAAGACGAGGTACCGATGCAGCGCTTTTGCCTGACGTTGAAGATGCGGCCCGATCCTGTGTTGATGGAAGAGTATGTGCAGCGCCATGCCGCTGTGTGGCCGGAGATTCTGGAGTCAATCCGCGCCGCTGGCGTGACCGGTATGCAGATCTTTCGCGACGGCTACCGCATGGTGATGATCATGGAAACCACGGACGATTTCACCATGGAGCGCAAGGCGGAGATGGACCGTTCCAGCCCCGTGGTCATGCGATGGGAAGCGGAGATGGCCAAGTATCAGCAGAGCGATCCCAGCGCCGACGCCAGCGCGAAATGGCTCCCCATGGAAAAGATTTTCGATCTGCAAACAAGCTAG
- a CDS encoding enolase C-terminal domain-like protein, which translates to MAASPRITRCRTVDLRFPTSRFSIGSDAVNKDPDYSAAYCVLETDSGVEGHGLTFTLGRGTELCVMAIEFLSRFVVGRTLEEITSNMGAFARELTGDTQFRWLGPEKGVIHLAAAALVNAVWDLWARVESKPVWLLLAEMTPEQIVQCIDFRYIDDALSPEEALEILRRNESTRAERIAFLREKGLPAYTTSVGWFGFSDEKIRRLCKEALADGWTHFKLKVGGDPADDLRRGLLVREEIGWENKLMVDANQKWGVLEAIDRTTALKPLQPWWMEEPTSPDDILGHARIRRETGVRIATGEHCHSKVMFKQLMQAGSIDVCQIDSCRVAGVNENLAIILMAAKFGFPVCPHAGGVGLCEYVQHLAAFDYIWASASLQDRVVEFVDHLHEHFLVPTRIQRGRYMLPEDAGYSIEVRKESLQEYAFPQGTYWASASTTA; encoded by the coding sequence ATGGCCGCATCACCCAGAATCACGCGTTGTCGCACAGTTGATCTGCGATTCCCCACATCACGTTTCAGCATCGGGTCCGACGCCGTGAACAAAGACCCGGATTACTCCGCAGCCTACTGCGTATTGGAAACTGACAGCGGTGTGGAAGGACATGGCCTTACCTTCACGCTGGGACGCGGCACGGAACTCTGCGTGATGGCCATTGAGTTTCTTTCGCGCTTCGTCGTAGGTCGCACGCTGGAAGAGATCACCTCCAACATGGGGGCGTTCGCACGCGAACTGACAGGCGACACACAATTCCGCTGGCTGGGACCGGAAAAAGGAGTCATTCATCTGGCCGCTGCTGCGCTGGTGAATGCAGTGTGGGACCTGTGGGCGCGCGTGGAGAGCAAGCCGGTGTGGCTGCTGCTTGCGGAGATGACGCCGGAACAGATTGTGCAGTGCATTGACTTCCGCTATATCGATGATGCTCTATCACCGGAAGAGGCGCTCGAGATCCTTCGCCGTAACGAATCAACTCGTGCAGAGCGTATCGCCTTCCTGCGTGAAAAAGGTCTACCCGCTTACACCACCAGTGTTGGTTGGTTTGGCTTTAGCGATGAGAAGATTCGCAGACTTTGCAAGGAAGCTCTTGCCGACGGTTGGACACATTTCAAACTGAAGGTGGGCGGTGATCCTGCGGACGATCTTCGCCGCGGCCTGCTGGTACGTGAAGAAATCGGCTGGGAAAACAAGCTTATGGTGGACGCGAACCAAAAGTGGGGTGTGCTGGAAGCCATTGACCGCACGACCGCTCTGAAGCCACTGCAGCCGTGGTGGATGGAAGAGCCCACGAGCCCGGATGACATCCTGGGCCACGCTCGCATTCGCCGCGAAACAGGCGTTCGCATCGCCACCGGCGAACACTGCCACAGCAAGGTAATGTTCAAACAATTGATGCAGGCTGGCTCCATTGATGTGTGCCAGATTGATAGCTGCCGCGTTGCAGGCGTGAATGAAAACCTCGCGATCATTCTGATGGCCGCGAAGTTTGGATTTCCGGTATGCCCACATGCCGGTGGTGTAGGCCTCTGCGAATATGTACAGCATCTGGCGGCGTTTGATTACATCTGGGCTTCGGCGTCCTTGCAAGATCGCGTGGTGGAGTTCGTTGATCACTTGCACGAGCACTTCCTTGTTCCCACTCGCATTCAACGTGGTCGCTACATGCTGCCGGAAGATGCCGGATACAGCATCGAGGTCCGTAAGGAATCGCTGCAGGAATACGCTTTTCCGCAGGGAACGTACTGGGCTTCTGCCTCCACCACTGCTTAA
- a CDS encoding LysR family transcriptional regulator: protein MEIQQLRYACAVAETGSFSRAAESCHIAQPSLSQQIQKLEEDLGARLFDRLGRRVRLTEAGQAFLPHARTILSQLDAARNSVAETSADTQGKITVGVIPTIAPYRMPGYTANFTKKFPAAKLRIVEETTPVLIDGLRDLSIDIAILALPLRHKDLETYTLHTEPLFAALPKTHPLARKKGLTMKELRGESFVMLRDGHCFRDLTIAACTHARITPNIAFESGQFSSLLGMVAAGIGVSIVPEMAVDTGAACHYARILEPRASRTVVAAVLRGRSFSHVQRAFLADMARQSSQGKKTQQSLSEAP from the coding sequence ATGGAAATTCAACAACTCCGATACGCCTGCGCAGTTGCTGAAACAGGTAGCTTTAGCCGTGCTGCGGAGTCATGCCATATTGCGCAACCATCGCTATCGCAGCAGATCCAAAAGCTGGAAGAGGATTTGGGTGCCAGGCTCTTTGACCGACTTGGCCGTCGTGTGCGACTTACGGAAGCCGGGCAGGCCTTTCTTCCGCATGCACGAACGATCTTGTCGCAGCTTGACGCAGCACGTAATAGCGTTGCCGAGACGTCGGCAGATACGCAAGGCAAGATCACTGTGGGTGTTATTCCCACCATTGCCCCGTATCGAATGCCGGGTTACACGGCTAATTTCACGAAGAAATTTCCTGCGGCAAAGTTGCGCATTGTGGAAGAGACAACGCCTGTACTGATCGACGGTTTGCGCGATCTCTCGATTGATATCGCCATCCTTGCGTTGCCACTCCGACATAAGGATCTGGAGACATACACGCTTCACACCGAACCCCTCTTCGCTGCACTCCCGAAGACACATCCGCTTGCTCGGAAAAAAGGGCTCACGATGAAGGAACTGCGCGGTGAGTCATTTGTGATGCTGCGCGACGGGCACTGTTTCCGTGATCTAACCATCGCCGCTTGTACACATGCGCGAATCACACCAAACATTGCCTTTGAAAGTGGGCAGTTCAGCAGCCTGCTGGGTATGGTGGCAGCAGGCATAGGCGTATCCATTGTGCCGGAGATGGCCGTCGACACAGGCGCAGCGTGTCACTACGCGAGAATCCTTGAACCGCGAGCCTCTCGCACAGTTGTGGCTGCTGTACTGCGCGGCCGGAGCTTCAGCCATGTGCAGCGGGCATTTCTCGCGGACATGGCACGGCAGTCGTCGCAGGGGAAGAAGACGCAGCAGTCCCTTAGTGAAGCGCCTTAA
- a CDS encoding SDR family oxidoreductase → MDLGLKDHVILVTGGASGIGQAITRACLAEGARVLVLSRISEGVEEFMQEMWDRHLPCELRVTELDDPEHCRSAMEYVRERYGRLDALVNNAGFNDGVGLEHGSIDGFQRSLGVNLLHCYALAHYAVPLLKVSRGSILNVASKVAVTGQGGTSGYAASKGALLALTREWAAELIPFSVRVNCIIPAEVMTPQYTKWLRTLADPDGTVAHIAAQVPLEHRMTRVEEIASTAVFLLSPTQSSHTTGQHIHVDGGYVHLDRMLTVKALH, encoded by the coding sequence ATGGACCTTGGACTAAAGGATCACGTCATTCTTGTTACGGGCGGTGCCAGTGGCATCGGTCAGGCGATTACACGCGCCTGCCTTGCAGAAGGCGCACGTGTACTCGTGCTGAGCCGCATCTCGGAAGGGGTTGAAGAGTTTATGCAGGAGATGTGGGACCGCCATCTTCCCTGCGAACTTCGCGTAACCGAACTTGATGATCCAGAGCATTGTCGCAGCGCAATGGAATATGTGCGTGAACGCTATGGACGGTTGGATGCGCTGGTGAATAATGCCGGCTTCAACGACGGCGTGGGATTAGAACACGGTTCGATTGACGGCTTCCAACGCAGTTTGGGGGTGAACCTGTTGCATTGCTATGCACTTGCTCACTATGCCGTTCCTCTACTGAAGGTCAGCCGTGGTTCCATTCTGAATGTTGCAAGCAAGGTCGCTGTCACTGGCCAAGGCGGCACCTCAGGCTATGCTGCATCCAAAGGCGCATTGTTAGCGTTAACACGTGAGTGGGCCGCAGAGCTGATTCCCTTCAGCGTGCGTGTGAACTGCATCATTCCCGCCGAAGTCATGACGCCGCAATACACAAAGTGGCTGCGCACACTTGCGGATCCCGACGGAACTGTTGCGCATATTGCGGCGCAAGTGCCGCTGGAACACCGCATGACACGCGTAGAGGAGATCGCATCGACTGCGGTATTTCTGTTGTCTCCCACACAATCAAGCCACACAACTGGCCAACACATCCACGTAGACGGCGGCTATGTGCATCTGGACAGGATGCTGACAGTTAAGGCGCTTCACTAA
- a CDS encoding LacI family DNA-binding transcriptional regulator, whose product MAASRLSDIAKRAGVSIAAVSIALNDRNTTRVSAAKRDLIYKIADELSYSPNELAKALAEKRSRLLGLVVPMRDPIFFNQFIAQALSGIQSTLMKRGYNLLIFSPSGRPGRTTRDQILESRFTDGLLFINTRSCSARDINETIHELNEAKIRFAMMNSYYGRAPVNYVGVDDAAIGEAAIRYLVQRGHKRIAFLSGESTLPTHIHLLQGLRRAMIDFGLELKQEHIGCTHYDQTQAFSIMDGWFARKKDRPTAIFAADDTLLVHIYDYMEARRLSAPGDVAILARANSANAGGLRPRPTAFFIPVFEMGQLAADMVIDAIEKPERPPQRVLLPFTFSAGNTT is encoded by the coding sequence ATGGCAGCATCCCGGCTAAGTGACATCGCCAAACGCGCTGGCGTATCCATCGCAGCAGTTTCCATTGCACTGAACGACCGCAACACTACGCGCGTAAGTGCCGCAAAACGCGATCTGATTTATAAAATCGCCGACGAACTCTCCTATTCTCCTAACGAATTGGCAAAGGCACTGGCTGAGAAACGCAGTCGCCTTCTGGGACTCGTTGTTCCCATGCGCGATCCGATCTTCTTCAATCAATTCATCGCGCAGGCGCTTTCGGGCATCCAGTCCACGCTGATGAAGCGGGGCTATAACCTTCTGATCTTTTCGCCTTCCGGACGCCCTGGTCGCACTACCCGCGATCAGATACTGGAAAGCCGCTTTACGGATGGCCTGCTCTTCATCAACACACGTTCCTGCTCTGCACGCGACATCAACGAAACCATTCATGAGCTGAATGAAGCGAAGATTCGGTTCGCAATGATGAACAGCTACTACGGCCGCGCCCCGGTGAACTATGTGGGCGTGGATGACGCTGCAATCGGCGAAGCGGCCATTCGTTACCTTGTGCAGCGTGGCCACAAGCGCATCGCATTCCTAAGCGGTGAAAGCACATTGCCCACGCATATCCATCTGCTGCAGGGGCTGCGCAGAGCCATGATCGATTTTGGCCTGGAATTAAAGCAGGAGCATATCGGCTGCACGCATTACGACCAAACGCAGGCGTTCAGCATTATGGACGGCTGGTTCGCGCGCAAGAAGGATCGCCCAACCGCAATCTTTGCAGCAGACGACACACTGCTGGTGCACATCTACGACTACATGGAAGCACGCCGCCTATCCGCACCCGGCGATGTAGCCATTCTGGCTCGCGCCAACTCCGCGAATGCGGGTGGTTTGCGACCACGTCCAACGGCATTCTTTATTCCTGTCTTCGAGATGGGACAACTCGCTGCAGACATGGTGATTGACGCTATCGAAAAGCCGGAGCGGCCACCACAGCGCGTTTTACTGCCCTTCACGTTCTCCGCCGGGAACACTACCTAG